The Hymenobacter sp. GOD-10R genome includes a window with the following:
- a CDS encoding chemotaxis protein CheB has protein sequence MQTLTPFTILLGNLPIQVRLTLTRLVQKQPDLRVVNAGSDSEELGMQARRLRPDVVIVADSHISALEALARQYPVPVLLYASTPLLQGILQQTSRWGVRNSIGPLPLGENAAVERWQEDVLHKVRALQPPLLPASKRTLPAHTRTLALPRGIVVIGASTGGVRAVEELVKGLKIGLSWALVVAVHLPAHFTPAFVARLRRSTLLPVEIAETESILEAGKITVVPGECNMVVQAGHAGAWPIWKLVATPEPSPSFDEPSIDLLMCSAVQVAGLRVLGAILTGLGHDGTLGAQAIRKRGGVVIVQDKASSEVFSMPNSVIRAGWANEILPLRDLAACINNTTITKADSSQRLPIVSAAQTVCR, from the coding sequence GTGCAAACCTTAACTCCTTTTACTATACTACTTGGCAATCTGCCTATTCAGGTCCGACTTACGCTGACCCGTTTGGTGCAGAAGCAGCCCGATTTACGGGTAGTGAATGCCGGCTCTGACTCGGAGGAGCTAGGTATGCAAGCGCGTCGCCTTCGCCCAGACGTGGTGATTGTGGCTGATAGCCATATTTCTGCGCTCGAAGCATTGGCGCGGCAATACCCGGTGCCGGTGCTGCTCTATGCTAGCACGCCGTTGTTACAGGGTATACTGCAGCAAACATCTCGCTGGGGTGTGCGCAATTCCATTGGTCCGTTGCCATTAGGAGAGAATGCAGCGGTGGAAAGATGGCAGGAAGATGTTTTGCACAAGGTTCGGGCGTTACAACCGCCACTCTTACCAGCAAGCAAGCGCACACTGCCAGCTCATACCAGAACACTTGCCTTACCGCGTGGCATTGTTGTAATTGGTGCCTCAACGGGGGGAGTGAGGGCAGTAGAGGAATTGGTCAAGGGTCTAAAAATAGGGCTTAGCTGGGCACTTGTCGTTGCTGTTCACCTGCCAGCTCATTTTACCCCTGCCTTCGTAGCCCGACTACGACGTTCTACGTTGTTGCCCGTAGAAATAGCGGAAACAGAAAGCATCCTAGAAGCTGGAAAAATTACGGTCGTGCCGGGCGAATGCAATATGGTGGTGCAAGCTGGTCATGCAGGAGCTTGGCCAATCTGGAAGCTTGTTGCAACGCCTGAACCTAGCCCTAGCTTTGACGAACCGTCTATTGACCTGCTTATGTGTTCGGCTGTGCAAGTAGCTGGTCTACGGGTGCTAGGAGCAATACTGACCGGATTAGGCCATGATGGCACCTTAGGCGCACAGGCGATTCGCAAGCGTGGTGGCGTAGTGATTGTGCAGGATAAAGCTTCCTCGGAAGTATTCAGTATGCCCAATTCAGTAATTCGAGCTGGTTGGGCTAATGAAATACTTCCGTTGCGTGACCTAGCAGCTTGTATCAATAATACCACTATAACAAAGGCAGACTCCAGCCAGCGTTTACCTATAGTGTCCGCCGCTCAGACCGTGTGCCGATGA